Proteins encoded in a region of the Orcinus orca chromosome X, mOrcOrc1.1, whole genome shotgun sequence genome:
- the XG gene encoding glycoprotein Xg isoform X2: protein MSLYSDRCLGALLGLALASPCRRVQGKDPGQGVSCLHPGLAPLMLVHLPCPREADPGHPLVRGSHPFPQHPEAGWQRSAGRRAPRDALQHIRAHASRAPGRAVWDGTPSPSASGRGTPVWFILSAWRHCLFPLQTGKQKSAHPSSEGGVAGSPSARPEGSPERKPRMEPWWGLFCLMFLCSLMHVRGQGDFDLADALDDPDIYPKPTPPHQPQPGNPDNSGNIYPRPKPLPRPQPGSSDNGAGGDGYPSYGNPQGNKIAKIVSPILCGVLVTLVGATARYFQYNRRWNCCRTNEPENI from the exons ATGAGTCTATACTCTGATCGTTGCCTTGGCGCTCTGCTGGGTCTGGCGTTGGCGTCGCCCTGCAGGAGGGTTCAGGGGAAGGACCCCGGGCAGGGAGTGTCCTGCCTGCACCCAGGGTTGGCGCCTTTGATGCTGGTGCATCTCCCATGCCCGCGGGAAGCAGACCCAGGACACCCATTGGTGCGGGGCAGCCACCCGTTTCCCCAGCATCCTGAGGCTGGTTGGCAGCGTAGCGCAGGGAGGCGGGCTCCCCGGGACGCCCTTCAGCATATACGGGCACACGCCTCGCGGGCTCCGGGCCGTGCCGTTTGGGACGGAACGCCCAGCCCTTCGGCTTCTGGCAGAGGCACTCCAGTTTGGTTCATCCTTTCTGCTTGGAGACATTGCCTGTTTCCCTTGCAAACTGGGAAGCAGAAGTCAGCACATCCGTCCAGCGAGGGTGGGGTGGCCGGATCGCCCAGCGCGCGCCCTGAAGGTTCACCTGAACGGAAACCGAGGATGGAGCCCTGGTGGGGCCTCTTCTGCCTCATGTTCCTGTGTTCTCTGATGCACGTCCGAG GTCAAGGTGACTTTGATTTGGCCGACGCTCTCGATGACCCCG ATATCTACCCAAAGCCCACGCCTCCCCACCAGCCACAGCCCGGAAATCCCGACAACAGTGGAA ATATCTATCCAAGGCCAAAGCCACTGCCACGTCCCCAGCCTGGCAGCTCTGACAACGGTGCAG GTGGAGACGGCTACCCCTCGTACGGCAACCCACAAG GCAACAAGATAGCAAAAATCGTGTCTCCTATCCTGTGCGGGGTGCTGGTGACCCTGGTGGGGGCAACGGCCCGCTATTTCCAGTACAACAGGAGGTGGAATTGTTGCAGGACGAATG
- the XG gene encoding glycoprotein Xg isoform X1, which translates to MSLYSDRCLGALLGLALASPCRRVQGKDPGQGVSCLHPGLAPLMLVHLPCPREADPGHPLVRGSHPFPQHPEAGWQRSAGRRAPRDALQHIRAHASRAPGRAVWDGTPSPSASGRGTPVWFILSAWRHCLFPLQTGKQKSAHPSSEGGVAGSPSARPEGSPERKPRMEPWWGLFCLMFLCSLMHVRGQGDFDLADALDDPEPTKKPSSDIYPKPTPPHQPQPGNPDNSGNIYPRPKPLPRPQPGSSDNGAGGDGYPSYGNPQGNKIAKIVSPILCGVLVTLVGATARYFQYNRRWNCCRTNEPENI; encoded by the exons ATGAGTCTATACTCTGATCGTTGCCTTGGCGCTCTGCTGGGTCTGGCGTTGGCGTCGCCCTGCAGGAGGGTTCAGGGGAAGGACCCCGGGCAGGGAGTGTCCTGCCTGCACCCAGGGTTGGCGCCTTTGATGCTGGTGCATCTCCCATGCCCGCGGGAAGCAGACCCAGGACACCCATTGGTGCGGGGCAGCCACCCGTTTCCCCAGCATCCTGAGGCTGGTTGGCAGCGTAGCGCAGGGAGGCGGGCTCCCCGGGACGCCCTTCAGCATATACGGGCACACGCCTCGCGGGCTCCGGGCCGTGCCGTTTGGGACGGAACGCCCAGCCCTTCGGCTTCTGGCAGAGGCACTCCAGTTTGGTTCATCCTTTCTGCTTGGAGACATTGCCTGTTTCCCTTGCAAACTGGGAAGCAGAAGTCAGCACATCCGTCCAGCGAGGGTGGGGTGGCCGGATCGCCCAGCGCGCGCCCTGAAGGTTCACCTGAACGGAAACCGAGGATGGAGCCCTGGTGGGGCCTCTTCTGCCTCATGTTCCTGTGTTCTCTGATGCACGTCCGAG GTCAAGGTGACTTTGATTTGGCCGACGCTCTCGATGACCCCG AGCCCACCAAGAAGCCGAGCTCAG ATATCTACCCAAAGCCCACGCCTCCCCACCAGCCACAGCCCGGAAATCCCGACAACAGTGGAA ATATCTATCCAAGGCCAAAGCCACTGCCACGTCCCCAGCCTGGCAGCTCTGACAACGGTGCAG GTGGAGACGGCTACCCCTCGTACGGCAACCCACAAG GCAACAAGATAGCAAAAATCGTGTCTCCTATCCTGTGCGGGGTGCTGGTGACCCTGGTGGGGGCAACGGCCCGCTATTTCCAGTACAACAGGAGGTGGAATTGTTGCAGGACGAATG
- the XG gene encoding glycoprotein Xg isoform X3, whose amino-acid sequence MSLYSDRCLGALLGLALASPCRRVQGKDPGQGVSCLHPGLAPLMLVHLPCPREADPGHPLVRGSHPFPQHPEAGWQRSAGRRAPRDALQHIRAHASRAPGRAVWDGTPSPSASGRGTPVWFILSAWRHCLFPLQTGKQKSAHPSSEGGVAGSPSARPEGSPERKPRMEPWWGLFCLMFLCSLMHVRDIYPRPKPLPRPQPGSSDNGAGGDGYPSYGNPQGNKIAKIVSPILCGVLVTLVGATARYFQYNRRWNCCRTNEPENI is encoded by the exons ATGAGTCTATACTCTGATCGTTGCCTTGGCGCTCTGCTGGGTCTGGCGTTGGCGTCGCCCTGCAGGAGGGTTCAGGGGAAGGACCCCGGGCAGGGAGTGTCCTGCCTGCACCCAGGGTTGGCGCCTTTGATGCTGGTGCATCTCCCATGCCCGCGGGAAGCAGACCCAGGACACCCATTGGTGCGGGGCAGCCACCCGTTTCCCCAGCATCCTGAGGCTGGTTGGCAGCGTAGCGCAGGGAGGCGGGCTCCCCGGGACGCCCTTCAGCATATACGGGCACACGCCTCGCGGGCTCCGGGCCGTGCCGTTTGGGACGGAACGCCCAGCCCTTCGGCTTCTGGCAGAGGCACTCCAGTTTGGTTCATCCTTTCTGCTTGGAGACATTGCCTGTTTCCCTTGCAAACTGGGAAGCAGAAGTCAGCACATCCGTCCAGCGAGGGTGGGGTGGCCGGATCGCCCAGCGCGCGCCCTGAAGGTTCACCTGAACGGAAACCGAGGATGGAGCCCTGGTGGGGCCTCTTCTGCCTCATGTTCCTGTGTTCTCTGATGCACGTCCGAG ATATCTATCCAAGGCCAAAGCCACTGCCACGTCCCCAGCCTGGCAGCTCTGACAACGGTGCAG GTGGAGACGGCTACCCCTCGTACGGCAACCCACAAG GCAACAAGATAGCAAAAATCGTGTCTCCTATCCTGTGCGGGGTGCTGGTGACCCTGGTGGGGGCAACGGCCCGCTATTTCCAGTACAACAGGAGGTGGAATTGTTGCAGGACGAATG